The DNA segment ctagacctagaaagtaaagctttggttctaaactgagatctatataggcctatatggatttgatgtcttttattcctggctaaaagtttaaacttcattgccatTAAAGGCATGATTGACCAAGATTAGATCTAGTCCTTGGTCCACTGACACGCATactcgtacatgtaaatggagtcgtttaggcccagacctagatctaggcctaaattacagacctagatcataagccctgggcctggggtaagtgtcgcgggttgggaaagtataatttagatgactcgatttgaattaggttggcctagaattagaaagcatcgatgaataaaagtgaagtaccgtaggcctagatctaagtctaaaataatattaataagaagCAACAGTAACACTAGGCCTAGATCCTCTGTtaaccaagttagaaattaaatctaacgttaggcctatctactctagatctaggtcctagatctagcctattaagacaaacatgcatgcagagcagcatattatttcgtatacaggaataaccgtcgtttctggggatttattcaacaatttatgacattttttttactattcgtgagtgagccaacacagttcagcggaacaaccaaaatagagagactgaagcttttggtctaggagtCTAACTATAGACCCTATTTTAgtatttataaataacaataagttaaaatgggtgggggctaaatgaagaagcctgaagttatgcaaaataaatttgatatctgaaactgaaacaagtgaggattgacacaatgacaggcaatatatcttcatccacactccacttcacagtttattcctgactgggtttcgatctactgaagatagatgcagatctccctctagatctaacgttacagtgtacaaaaagaagcttcattcttcttgctttaatcaatcgtgggttggtccttgttaattggaggtgaaccaaaccggcccgaaattctctcgatgcccaatcggctaggagcccgtacaaaatacatgtggttaacACAGCGGCATAACCGCAACACTGCAAGTAACACTGGGCGACGATGACaatctaacttcaatttcaaagaccaaattctgctttcctttaacagaagaatgatagtaaactctctaatttggtagagaaataacctaagatcacaaaatacagtgtgaaatttgtaaatagtccactgaattcatgtggttatatcaatttatacgtactcaccggagtgttcgtaggtccatttttgtgtggaaagaaaagtgtcagaatgaataaattagatgacgtaatgaggtcaaatgaataattacttctgtaacacgataccactagtatcgatgacaaagaatcgggaaatcgcgtattaatgacgctcttagccaatgacaaggccggaatatgaatatatttacgctcatgaatgtcaatgggggcttatttttgtcttcaaatgatcgcggtaggcggagtctaatctcatttgttttgtgctgaacgcgcgcgcagctttcggtctagtaatatattataaggtctttgTTACGATGACACTAATTACGTAACAATTAATACGCGCAATGCGTCGCAGTAACATGGCTCCTTTGTCTGGAGAGTGACACATAAATGAACTGTAAAACCATGGTAAACCAAGCCtgacacactctaaaaaatccATTGCGATCCGATTTTCATAGATGTTGTAATATCATTTTACACGAAGATTCCAACAAACGAGCATAGTTCCGAATAGTGGTACGAAATTAAAATTCCAGTCTACATGTATTTCGGACCTCTATGTAGGGTTTAAAGCAATTCAAAATCTTAATGACGTCACCACTCAAATAAAATAACAGTTTATcttcttggaactttcatatttaCTGCAAAATTCGATGTGTTTTAAAATCGCATCGTAGTCGAATCGTTGTAGTGTACAGCGAGCTTAACAGATGACTTTCATAATAAAGTACACATCATGTCACCAGTAGCCTATTCTTGATATTACATTTACACATAAATATTTGGCCAGGGATATAAGAAATagctttgttttatttttgataatgattgttacagaattttttttaggcCGATAAAGTCAATTAGTCTTTCCCTTGCCCCTTGGCCTTGCGATCGATTCCTGATATCAGTGGATATGGTATGCAACTTTCCCCAAGTTTTGATAGGTTTTTTACAAGTTGTCATGTCAAATTGAAcctgtggaattagcattgatATCAtgtgtttcagtcaagttggtccttattgtcaaatatttaaaaaatgaaatattggatagtacaaaccattaaaaaaaatagtgagtgaaggacaccatcgactgtctcatttgcatgtcactgaattgtgcatatcactgtatTGTGataataagcgaaaatttaaaatgtcacaaccttcttattttacatccgatttttatgacattttccgcgttatcaagtttcatttttatctacttattcaaatcaacatttttctgtggtggacttgataTTTTAGTAGATGTATTATTATGGTTGCACAAGCTTAAGAAGTTTATATACTAAGaaatgaagtttaaagtttacaCCCTTAATGAAACACTGACATcgccttttatttttttttttgtaaattatgtcctTTGATCCTTTTCATTaaatatacataacaaaacaTTTGTGGTATAATGGATCACATATCAAAGTTCAGATGACGTTGGCATATAAAATAACATGTCTAACATACAAAAtagtgtaaaataagaaaacatatatgtttgtttacaacaaaaaatcagGCACTTAATTGGCctataaacataacaaaaacaaCCTTCTGCTTTATCGCCTCTTTAAAGTATTCAGAATGATAGCCCACTTGCCATCATGtttttctaatttccatttactTTGTGCTATGGTAAACAGTTTCAAATCGCCTTTTATGGTCATGTGGTGGAATAAATTCACCTTTATATGGAAAAGGGATTCAAACATGCACTTTTTGGGTATCACTTGCACCCAGAAATGTTCGTTTGCATTATGAAAGTTACAGCATTGCATATTTTAGGGTGCATGATAGTTACGTTTTTAAGATtcataatgttattattttgaacTTCGTTGGTTCAACTTTGCATCCTTGAGGGTGCTTAAAATAACTATTGCACCCATAAACATAAAGGTACATTAATATGCACAATTCCTCTCACTAACACCCCTTTGCGGTGCTGCTGTTGTACCAACCCCTTCATGCCCTTGGGCTCAAATTTGAACCTCTATCAGGAATTAATGAAGCACCAGACTGAAATTGGTCTCTGAATATCATTCATTGGGTATCAAATCATTTGTCTTCAGATTAACGGTCAACTTTGCTGTCAATTCATCGAAGAAATATTCCCGTCCTCTAATGTCTTCAGGCCAATGTATGTACGGCCTGCCATCACTCAGGCACAACCTTACTAAGAAGGGTAGTTCTTCGCCAGGGATGTCTTCCAGAAATAACACGAGGACAAACTCAGTCTGGGTATCCGTCACGTGGTCAATAGCCGTTCTGAACTTGAGCATGAACCAACGATCCTTGATAGCGGCCCTACTGAGCACTACGACCGTCTTGTAACTCCTGGTAACCACATAGTCGACCGCCTCTAAGTAATACATACCTGCGACAAGATCGGCATCACCGAATACCTTCCTCTGGAACTGCGGGATCCGTTCCTCTATGGCTACTCGAAGATGTTCCTGGACCCATTCTTCGTCGTCTTCGTGGAAAATTACATTCAAATCGTACTCGTAATCGTTATGGTCCCGAGGGTCTCGCACCTCCATATAACCTAGGACAGCTAGTTTGAGAAGAAAGAGCCAGCGTCGTAACTGCCATCGAAAATGATAAACTAGCACAATGGTTGCCACCAATGAAATGACAGCAATTAAAGGCAAACAAATGATGTCTACATTGAAGCCACACTGTTCAGTGGGATCGAAGTCTAGGAAAGGTTTGTCTCTGAATGGTTCTAACGATGCTATACCACAAAACGTTGCCTCCTCTTGAAGAAGAGTAATTGTAGGTGTACCAACAACCCAACGGACAAGCCAACTTAAATCACAGTTACATGTAATTTGGTTCTGCGATATATCAATATGCGAAAGCGAAGATCTTATAGGGTCAAATgtactttgattaaaaaatgttaattgaTTTTGTGACAAGATAAGGCGAGATAAATTTGGGGTATTTGAAAACATATCTTTATCAAGATATACTAAATTATTTGCAGATAGATCCACGGTTTCCAATTTCCATAAGCCCTTCAGTGAATCAGGGTGGAGTTTCTTAATATAGTTTCCACTTAAGTCTAGCTCCTTGAGAGATCCTAACCCTGGGAAGGCTTTAGGAGGAATACTTTGGATACTTGAACTTCGAAGAGACAAAATCTGCAGACTTGAGAGAGATCGAAATATCGGATTTTGTAGCTGGTCACGGAACATTTTATTTCCATCTAGTCTTAAAATTTTGAGGTTAGACAAGC comes from the Lytechinus variegatus isolate NC3 chromosome 9, Lvar_3.0, whole genome shotgun sequence genome and includes:
- the LOC121421306 gene encoding toll-like receptor 7; protein product: MFRDQLQNPIFRSLSSLQILSLRSSSIQSIPPKAFPGLGSLKELDLSGNYIKKLHPDSLKGLWKLETVDLSANNLVYLDKDMFSNTPNLSRLILSQNQLTFFNQSTFDPIRSSLSHIDISQNQITCNCDLSWLVRWVVGTPTITLLQEEATFCGIASLEPFRDKPFLDFDPTEQCGFNVDIICLPLIAVISLVATIVLVYHFRWQLRRWLFLLKLAVLGYMEVRDPRDHNDYEYDLNVIFHEDDEEWVQEHLRVAIEERIPQFQRKVFGDADLVAGMYYLEAVDYVVTRSYKTVVVLSRAAIKDRWFMLKFRTAIDHVTDTQTEFVLVLFLEDIPGEELPFLVRLCLSDGRPYIHWPEDIRGREYFFDELTAKLTVNLKTNDLIPNE